Below is a genomic region from bacterium.
CCGGGATACTGGACGAATTTATTCTTATAGGCAGCTGGTGTATATATTTTTACAAAGAATATTTTCCCGCCATTCCATATATTGATCAACTTACTATCAGGACCAGGGATATAGATTTTTTAGTCGATAAGCCCGCAAATATAAAGCGGAAAATCGATGTGCCGGAACTTCTTAAGGATTTAGGTTACGTTACGATTTTTAGGGGCAGTAAAGGTTATATTAAACTTGACCATCCTGACTTGATTGTTGAATTTCTGGTTCCTGAAAAAGGAAAAGGGGCGGATAAACCTCATCCTTTGCCGAAATTAGGAATTAACGCGGTAGCATTGAGATTTCTTAATTTTCTGTCAGGTAACACAATTAAAGTTAAGGTGGAAGATTTCTATTTGACTTTGCCTCATCCGGCTAATTTCGCATTGCACAAGTTAATTATATTCCAGAGAAGGTTGAAGGAAGAAAAGGCTATAAAAGACAGAAATACCGCTATTGAGATTTTAAAGGCATTAATTCATAAGGGCGAATCGGGTGTTATAAAAAATGTTTTCAATACGGTTCCTTCAAAGTGGCAGAATAAGATTATTAAAGGATTGGAATCGGCTGAAGAGCTTAGTTTTTTAAAGATTTTAAAAGGTAATTAGCTCGGCAGTAGAAATAGGGATTATGATTCAGTCTCTAAATACTGGGGAATCGGCAAATCGGTGTCGAGAGGGTTCGGAACGGTGGTTAAAAATAGTGACAGTGACTCTGTCAGCGGCAGAAAAGTGCCTTAAATATAAAAAGCATTTAATATTTGTTGACAAAGTATATCGGATGATATATCATATTATTGTCCGACAAATCGGATAATACTAAGGCTATTATGAATAAAGATCAAATAATTGAATCGCTTCTATTGTGGAATTTTTGGGAGAAAGATATCGAAATCGGAATTCCCAGGAAGGAATATCTTAATCAGCTGAAAAAATATTTAGCGACTGACGAAATTGTAACCTTAACCGGCGTCAGGCGTTCAGGAAAGAGCACTATTCTATTGCAGATGCTGTCAGAATTGCTTAGAAGTAAAGTACCGAAGAAAAACACGTTATATGTTAATTTTGAGGACCCAAGATTTTATGGTTCATTG
It encodes:
- a CDS encoding GSU2403 family nucleotidyltransferase fold protein, with protein sequence MEKKQSELCLEILRRFNKAGILDEFILIGSWCIYFYKEYFPAIPYIDQLTIRTRDIDFLVDKPANIKRKIDVPELLKDLGYVTIFRGSKGYIKLDHPDLIVEFLVPEKGKGADKPHPLPKLGINAVALRFLNFLSGNTIKVKVEDFYLTLPHPANFALHKLIIFQRRLKEEKAIKDRNTAIEILKALIHKGESGVIKNVFNTVPSKWQNKIIKGLESAEELSFLKILKGN